A region of Photobacterium sanguinicancri DNA encodes the following proteins:
- a CDS encoding acetate kinase — protein sequence MSKLVLVLNCGSSSLKFAIVDPVSGDEHLTGLAECLHLPEARIKWKLDGKHEAQLGNGAAHEEALAFMVDTIIASKPELADSLAAIGHRVVHGGEQFTASALITDEVLQGIEDAATFAPLHNPAHIIGIKAAQSAFPALQNVAVFDTAFHTTMPEEAYLYALPYNLYTDHGIRRYGAHGTSHLFITRVTAELLGKKEDELNIINCHLGNGASVCAIKNGKSVDTSMGLTPLEGLVMGTRCGDLDPAVMFHLHDKLGMSVAEINTMFTKESGLQGLTQVTSDCRFVEDNYGEKEEATRAMDVFCHRLAKYVAGYTATLEGRLDAITFTGGIGENSAPIREMVLNRLAILGVEVDSEANLKARFGKEGTITSANSRIPAMVVSTNEELVIAEDTARLTEI from the coding sequence ATGTCTAAGCTGGTTCTAGTACTTAACTGCGGTAGCTCTTCTCTAAAGTTCGCAATCGTTGATCCTGTATCAGGTGATGAACACCTAACAGGTCTTGCAGAATGTCTGCACCTTCCAGAAGCTCGCATCAAGTGGAAACTTGATGGTAAGCACGAAGCACAGCTTGGTAACGGTGCTGCACACGAAGAAGCTTTAGCATTCATGGTAGATACTATCATTGCTTCTAAGCCTGAACTTGCTGACAGCCTAGCAGCTATCGGTCACCGTGTAGTTCACGGTGGTGAGCAATTCACTGCTTCTGCTCTTATCACTGATGAAGTTCTTCAAGGTATCGAAGACGCTGCGACTTTCGCACCGCTTCACAACCCAGCTCACATCATTGGTATTAAAGCTGCTCAGAGCGCATTCCCTGCACTACAAAACGTAGCTGTATTCGATACTGCGTTCCACACAACTATGCCAGAAGAAGCGTACCTATACGCTCTTCCGTACAACCTATACACAGACCACGGTATCCGTCGCTACGGCGCACACGGTACTTCTCACCTGTTCATCACGCGTGTAACAGCTGAGCTACTAGGTAAGAAAGAAGATGAACTAAACATCATCAACTGTCACCTAGGTAACGGTGCATCTGTATGTGCAATCAAGAACGGTAAATCTGTAGATACTTCTATGGGCCTTACTCCTCTTGAAGGTCTTGTTATGGGTACACGTTGTGGTGACCTAGACCCTGCTGTTATGTTCCACCTACACGACAAGCTAGGCATGAGCGTTGCTGAAATCAACACTATGTTTACTAAAGAGTCTGGCCTACAAGGTCTAACTCAAGTGACTTCTGACTGTCGTTTCGTTGAAGACAACTACGGCGAGAAAGAAGAAGCAACGCGTGCAATGGACGTATTCTGTCACCGTCTAGCTAAGTACGTTGCTGGCTACACTGCAACACTAGAAGGTCGTCTAGACGCAATTACTTTCACTGGTGGTATCGGTGAAAACTCTGCACCTATCCGCGAGATGGTTCTTAACCGTCTAGCTATCCTAGGTGTTGAAGTAGATAGCGAAGCTAACCTTAAAGCACGTTTCGGTAAAGAAGGTACTATTACTTCTGCAAACAGCCGTATTCCTGCAATGGTTGTTTCGACTAACGAAGAACTAGTAATCGCAGAAGATACAGCTCGTCTGACTGAAATCTAA
- the yfbV gene encoding terminus macrodomain insulation protein YfbV, producing the protein MSRKSIWSLLRNGQDYMAIWPMRKELAPMFPEPRYIKATQFAIRVMPAVAVISVLSQMVFHNYDAIPQAMIIALFSLSMPLQGLLWLGRRSRTDLPPSLATWYRELHDKLENEGNAMQPVKAKPRYLELAQVLNLAFKQLDRTSLERWF; encoded by the coding sequence ATGAGTCGAAAATCGATTTGGTCACTGCTCCGTAATGGGCAGGATTACATGGCTATATGGCCAATGCGCAAAGAACTGGCTCCTATGTTCCCAGAGCCGCGCTATATTAAAGCGACACAATTCGCAATTCGTGTCATGCCAGCAGTAGCTGTGATTAGCGTATTAAGCCAGATGGTGTTCCACAATTATGATGCGATTCCACAAGCGATGATTATTGCGCTGTTCTCTCTGAGTATGCCGCTGCAAGGTTTATTGTGGCTTGGCCGACGCAGCCGAACAGATCTGCCACCATCATTAGCGACTTGGTATCGTGAACTTCATGACAAGTTAGAGAATGAAGGTAATGCGATGCAGCCAGTGAAAGCGAAGCCACGGTATTTGGAATTAGCGCAAGTATTAAATCTCGCGTTTAAGCAACTTGATCGCACCTCGCTTGAGCGTTGGTTTTAA
- a CDS encoding DUF6172 family protein → MKKTFALTHPKKAVPRVVEAVKHEVKKYLKRERNKALPQGADYWDFDCKFGNTEQEATVIHVKEINKCIDDAEAAAQPSFYLEILAKPAARAKRQLLEDDEF, encoded by the coding sequence ATGAAAAAAACATTTGCTTTAACTCACCCAAAAAAAGCCGTTCCACGCGTTGTAGAAGCTGTTAAGCACGAAGTGAAGAAATACCTGAAACGCGAGCGTAACAAAGCGCTTCCACAGGGTGCAGATTACTGGGATTTTGATTGTAAGTTTGGTAACACTGAGCAAGAAGCAACAGTGATCCACGTAAAAGAAATCAACAAGTGCATCGATGACGCTGAAGCTGCAGCACAACCGTCGTTCTACCTTGAGATTCTGGCTAAGCCAGCTGCTCGTGCAAAACGTCAACTATTAGAAGACGACGAGTTCTAA
- a CDS encoding ABC transporter ATP-binding protein: MIELNDIRVTFNEGTILENPALRGVSLTVPEKQFVTVIGSNGAGKSTLLGAISGETQMTDGHVLIDNIDVTHHSVHERARYAARVFQDPLAGTCGSLTIEENMALAYKRGGRRSWKHALSSNRRKLFQERISILGLGLEDRLGDSIGLLSGGQRQAVSLVMATLADSKLLLLDEHTAALDPRMAAFVLALTNTVVNEFNLTVMMVTHSMKDALAYGERTVMLHQGKIVLDVMGQERKGMDVKQLLEMFSKVRGEELADDSLLLS, translated from the coding sequence ATGATAGAACTAAACGATATTCGCGTTACCTTCAACGAAGGCACAATATTAGAAAACCCCGCATTACGTGGCGTATCACTGACAGTGCCAGAAAAACAGTTTGTGACCGTTATCGGCTCTAACGGTGCAGGTAAATCAACCCTGTTAGGGGCGATCAGTGGCGAAACCCAAATGACCGACGGCCATGTGCTGATCGATAATATTGATGTCACCCACCACAGTGTCCATGAGCGTGCGCGGTATGCCGCTCGTGTTTTTCAAGATCCACTGGCGGGAACATGTGGATCACTGACCATAGAAGAAAATATGGCGTTAGCTTACAAACGCGGTGGGCGTCGTAGCTGGAAACATGCTTTGTCATCTAACCGCCGAAAGTTATTTCAAGAGCGCATCAGTATTCTTGGCCTTGGGTTAGAAGATCGTTTAGGCGATAGCATAGGTTTATTGTCTGGCGGTCAACGCCAAGCAGTTAGCCTCGTTATGGCAACCTTGGCAGACAGTAAACTGCTATTGCTTGATGAACACACCGCAGCACTTGATCCGCGCATGGCTGCTTTTGTGCTAGCGCTTACTAATACCGTGGTGAATGAGTTTAATCTGACGGTAATGATGGTCACACACTCAATGAAAGATGCACTGGCATACGGAGAACGTACTGTCATGCTACACCAAGGCAAAATAGTGTTAGATGTGATGGGGCAAGAGCGCAAAGGGATGGATGTAAAACAACTGCTCGAAATGTTTAGCAAAGTCCGCGGCGAAGAACTAGCAGATGACAGTCTGTTATTAAGCTAA
- a CDS encoding ABC transporter permease: protein MSFFAFIGTLEIGLVYGLVALGVYLTFRVLDFPDLTVDGSFPMGAAVAATAIVAGINPWIATGLAIIAGGLCGLVTGVLAIRCGILHLLASILTMIAAFSINIRIMGKPNLALLGEETIFTPLEFFAMDHGFDSGVLRLAMVFLLVLFSAWFIVRLLASDFGLGLRATGVNSRMVNAQGGNTALYTYLGLALSNGFVGFSGALFAQTNSFADVTSGVGTIVVGLAAVILGQTLIPGRKIWVAVVAVILGSVLYRLAVAFALSSGMFGLQASDLNLITAVLVAAALIAPKLKSSFQKKAKQRKRKNAPSHTKNLA, encoded by the coding sequence ATGTCTTTTTTCGCCTTTATCGGTACGCTTGAAATTGGCCTCGTCTACGGCTTGGTCGCGCTTGGGGTTTACCTCACTTTTCGCGTACTCGACTTTCCCGATTTAACCGTTGATGGCAGCTTTCCGATGGGCGCAGCTGTCGCCGCAACCGCCATTGTGGCTGGTATCAACCCATGGATAGCCACTGGGCTTGCCATTATTGCGGGCGGGCTCTGTGGTTTAGTCACCGGGGTTCTTGCCATTCGTTGTGGGATCCTGCATTTACTGGCCAGCATCCTCACCATGATTGCCGCCTTTTCCATCAATATTCGTATCATGGGAAAACCTAACTTAGCACTACTCGGCGAAGAGACTATCTTTACACCACTTGAATTTTTTGCCATGGATCATGGTTTTGATTCGGGCGTGCTGCGACTAGCAATGGTGTTCTTACTGGTTCTGTTTAGTGCTTGGTTCATTGTTCGTTTATTGGCGAGTGATTTTGGCCTCGGCTTACGTGCAACAGGCGTTAATAGCCGTATGGTCAATGCGCAAGGGGGCAATACCGCCTTGTATACCTACCTTGGTCTTGCGCTGTCTAATGGTTTTGTTGGTTTTTCTGGTGCGTTATTTGCACAAACCAATAGCTTTGCCGATGTGACATCAGGCGTTGGCACAATTGTGGTCGGCCTTGCTGCGGTCATCTTAGGACAAACTTTAATCCCAGGCCGAAAGATTTGGGTTGCCGTTGTTGCCGTTATTTTGGGTTCAGTGCTTTACCGCTTAGCCGTTGCATTCGCACTCAGTAGCGGCATGTTTGGACTACAAGCATCCGACTTAAATTTAATCACCGCCGTTTTAGTTGCAGCCGCCCTTATCGCGCCTAAGTTGAAGTCATCATTTCAAAAGAAGGCCAAGCAAAGAAAGCGCAAAAATGCCCCCTCTCACACCAAGAATTTAGCCTAA
- a CDS encoding ABC transporter substrate-binding protein gives MKGNKLLSAVCIAASLMATSSLAVAETAHVAVSQIVEHPALDAARQGLLDGLKKKGYIEGENLEFTYQTAQGNPAIAVQIAKQLVGEQPDVLVGIATPTAQALAASTRSIPVVFTAVTDPVGAKLVKNMDKPARNVTGLSDLSPVAQHVDLMHELVPNMKSIGVVFNPGESNAVALVELLKAAAKEKGFTVVEGTALKSADVQSAAQIVASKADVIYAPTDNTVASAIDGLVNAANQANKPIIGASTTYVENGVLAALGFDYYQVGMQTADYVDALLKGQKISSLPVKVAKGSDLALNKVAAQKLGITLPESVLKRATSIKQ, from the coding sequence ATGAAAGGAAATAAATTATTATCTGCGGTCTGTATTGCCGCATCATTAATGGCAACGTCATCGCTTGCCGTGGCCGAAACCGCGCACGTTGCAGTATCACAAATTGTTGAACATCCCGCTTTAGATGCAGCTCGCCAAGGTTTACTCGACGGCCTTAAGAAAAAAGGGTATATCGAAGGTGAGAACCTCGAATTCACTTACCAAACAGCGCAAGGTAACCCAGCGATTGCGGTACAAATTGCCAAGCAACTTGTTGGTGAGCAGCCGGATGTTTTAGTCGGTATTGCAACACCAACGGCGCAAGCCCTTGCCGCTTCAACTCGTTCTATCCCTGTTGTTTTTACTGCCGTTACCGATCCTGTAGGAGCCAAATTAGTCAAAAACATGGATAAACCCGCACGTAATGTGACTGGATTATCTGACCTCTCTCCTGTGGCACAGCATGTCGATTTAATGCACGAGCTTGTACCGAATATGAAAAGTATCGGTGTGGTGTTCAACCCTGGTGAATCCAACGCTGTTGCACTGGTTGAATTGCTGAAAGCCGCGGCGAAAGAAAAAGGCTTTACGGTTGTTGAGGGCACAGCACTAAAAAGTGCAGATGTACAATCAGCCGCGCAAATTGTCGCTTCAAAAGCGGATGTTATTTACGCCCCAACTGATAATACGGTCGCCAGTGCAATTGATGGTCTAGTCAATGCCGCTAACCAAGCCAATAAACCCATCATTGGTGCATCAACAACCTATGTCGAAAACGGTGTTCTTGCAGCACTAGGATTTGATTACTACCAAGTGGGCATGCAAACCGCAGATTATGTTGATGCTCTCCTGAAAGGGCAAAAGATCTCTTCACTCCCAGTGAAAGTGGCTAAAGGTTCTGATCTTGCCCTAAACAAAGTTGCCGCACAAAAACTAGGGATCACATTGCCAGAGTCAGTACTTAAACGTGCGACCTCTATTAAACAGTAG
- a CDS encoding ChaN family lipoprotein: protein MKQWFSLSCISLLVGCSAQSASSPSTINAIPSAVTANTLAPTFYDYTISSPQGEVLSLSALAVQIQDADIVLVGEWHGHPAAHLLQAQLLAALYSQNTNLALSMEQFTRDKQGVVDDYLANKIGEASLTKDANAWPNYISDYRPLVEFAKTNNLDVIAANAPKPIVRCIGKYGETYLNRLPTNERTWVAGSLTLAEDAYQDKFISSMHHGDEAQTKRQFAAQTAWDDTMAESMVNYLATHPHTQILHTAGRFHVEEGLGTASRILSRNPNLKVVMVTPVSSETVLKQGAPDYQVEMQPLPKQYMSKEKMIAAMTKIHGRNKSLQCYE from the coding sequence ATGAAACAATGGTTTTCTCTCAGCTGTATTAGTTTATTAGTTGGTTGCTCGGCACAATCAGCATCATCACCAAGTACAATTAATGCCATACCCAGCGCTGTAACAGCAAACACTCTCGCGCCAACTTTTTATGACTACACTATTAGTTCCCCTCAAGGTGAAGTGCTTTCTCTCTCTGCACTAGCCGTCCAGATCCAAGATGCAGACATAGTGTTAGTCGGTGAATGGCATGGCCATCCTGCAGCCCATTTATTACAAGCACAGTTACTTGCTGCGTTATACAGCCAAAACACGAATCTTGCGCTTTCTATGGAACAATTCACTCGTGATAAGCAAGGGGTTGTTGATGATTATCTGGCAAACAAAATTGGTGAAGCAAGCTTAACCAAAGACGCTAACGCATGGCCAAATTACATCTCTGACTATCGCCCTTTGGTTGAATTTGCGAAAACCAATAATCTTGATGTCATTGCTGCCAACGCACCAAAGCCTATCGTTCGTTGCATTGGTAAATACGGTGAAACTTACCTAAATCGCCTACCGACAAATGAACGAACTTGGGTTGCAGGCTCACTGACACTGGCGGAAGATGCCTATCAAGATAAATTCATCAGCTCGATGCACCATGGGGATGAAGCACAAACTAAACGTCAATTTGCCGCGCAAACAGCCTGGGATGACACGATGGCAGAAAGCATGGTGAATTATTTGGCGACGCATCCACATACCCAGATATTACACACAGCGGGTCGATTCCATGTTGAAGAAGGGCTAGGTACTGCGTCACGTATTCTTTCGCGAAATCCAAACTTAAAGGTTGTGATGGTCACGCCAGTTTCTTCTGAAACGGTCTTGAAGCAAGGAGCGCCAGATTATCAGGTTGAAATGCAGCCATTGCCGAAACAATACATGAGTAAAGAAAAGATGATTGCAGCTATGACGAAGATTCATGGTCGAAACAAGTCATTACAATGCTACGAATAA
- the rlmA gene encoding 23S rRNA (guanine(745)-N(1))-methyltransferase, which produces MPYQCPLCHQPLTQQANTWRCENNHQFDLAKEGYVNLMPAHHKSSKNPGDNKEMMQARRLFLNTDHYQPLRDHVVNTLNKNMVQGATNLLDIGCGEGYYTSAFTKLNEQHPDLSIHGLDISKIAVRYAAKRYSQCHFCVASSHRLPFADNSLDAVVRIYAPCRQEELQRTIKENGLLVTVTPAARHLYQLKELIYSDVRLHDIAPENIEGFTLIEDEQLHYEMSLNGDEATALMQMTPFAWKTSEAVWAQLAKATQFRCEADFSIRVYRKNSL; this is translated from the coding sequence ATGCCTTATCAGTGCCCTCTTTGTCATCAACCACTTACTCAACAAGCCAACACTTGGCGCTGCGAGAATAATCACCAGTTTGATCTTGCAAAAGAAGGCTATGTGAATCTGATGCCCGCGCATCATAAAAGCTCTAAAAACCCGGGAGACAATAAGGAAATGATGCAAGCGCGTCGTTTATTCCTAAATACCGATCATTACCAACCGCTGCGTGATCATGTTGTTAACACGCTAAATAAAAACATGGTACAAGGTGCAACCAATCTATTGGACATAGGTTGTGGAGAAGGTTACTACACTTCAGCTTTTACTAAGCTGAACGAACAACACCCTGATTTAAGCATTCATGGATTAGATATTTCAAAAATAGCAGTACGTTACGCAGCAAAACGTTACTCTCAATGTCATTTCTGCGTTGCTTCTAGCCATAGGTTACCCTTCGCAGATAACTCTCTAGATGCTGTTGTTCGCATTTATGCCCCTTGTCGCCAAGAAGAGCTTCAACGCACAATCAAAGAAAATGGCCTGCTGGTGACCGTGACACCAGCTGCAAGACATTTATATCAATTAAAAGAGCTCATTTATTCAGACGTGCGCCTGCATGATATAGCCCCAGAGAATATTGAAGGGTTTACACTGATTGAAGATGAGCAGCTTCATTACGAAATGAGCCTAAACGGTGACGAAGCCACTGCGTTGATGCAAATGACTCCATTTGCTTGGAAAACTTCAGAGGCGGTATGGGCACAACTGGCCAAAGCAACACAGTTTCGTTGTGAAGCTGATTTTTCAATCCGTGTTTACCGAAAAAATAGCCTGTAA
- a CDS encoding porin, which produces MKKTILAALLPAMLVAGTAQAASVYQAEDGSNVDVFGRLGFNAHNRTSGDNADGDMRGSFDNRLGFGGSQTINDQMSVIGWAEYQIGAAEGSNAGNDSFTARYVWAGVDMGNMGKVTGGRVASGLIMATDIADVFASSDVNLASQASVINTNATQVFRQDDTIQYQNSIAGFDMSAAYIIGNDRLKNGYNLALRYTLDMGNAGKLAPVVGYQSNTAEDGTREIVNGSATGSELDKNDFWVVGTRYYFNDLMLGAVYSEDKVSYRGNVEDTKDKGYELTAVYDFQNDWVVRGGYRDYKKTSGSTTDSKMKDWTAEVQYKLTDRSSIFTSYILRDGEDNSKASNAKYDLNQDYYNVGLRYEF; this is translated from the coding sequence ATGAAAAAAACAATTCTAGCAGCACTACTTCCAGCAATGCTTGTAGCAGGTACTGCACAAGCTGCATCTGTATACCAAGCTGAAGACGGTTCAAACGTAGACGTATTTGGTCGTCTAGGTTTTAACGCACATAACCGTACTTCTGGCGATAACGCTGATGGCGATATGCGCGGTAGCTTCGATAACCGTCTAGGTTTTGGTGGTTCTCAAACTATCAACGATCAAATGTCAGTGATCGGTTGGGCTGAATACCAAATCGGTGCTGCTGAAGGTTCTAACGCAGGTAACGATAGCTTCACCGCTCGTTACGTGTGGGCCGGTGTAGACATGGGTAACATGGGTAAAGTTACAGGTGGCCGTGTGGCTTCTGGTCTTATCATGGCGACAGACATTGCTGATGTATTCGCATCTTCAGATGTTAACCTTGCAAGCCAAGCTAGCGTAATCAACACCAACGCAACTCAAGTTTTCCGTCAAGATGATACTATTCAGTACCAAAACAGCATCGCTGGTTTTGATATGTCTGCGGCGTACATCATCGGTAACGATCGTCTGAAAAATGGTTACAACCTTGCACTACGTTACACATTAGACATGGGTAACGCAGGTAAACTAGCTCCAGTTGTTGGTTACCAAAGCAACACTGCTGAAGATGGTACTCGTGAAATTGTTAACGGTTCAGCGACTGGCTCTGAACTAGATAAGAACGATTTCTGGGTTGTTGGTACGCGCTACTACTTCAACGACCTAATGCTAGGTGCGGTTTACTCTGAAGACAAAGTAAGCTACCGCGGCAACGTTGAAGATACTAAAGATAAAGGTTACGAACTAACAGCTGTTTACGACTTCCAAAACGATTGGGTTGTTCGTGGTGGTTACCGTGACTACAAGAAAACATCTGGCTCAACTACAGACAGCAAGATGAAAGATTGGACTGCTGAAGTTCAATACAAACTAACAGATCGTTCTTCTATCTTCACAAGCTACATCTTACGTGATGGCGAAGATAACTCTAAAGCAAGCAATGCTAAATACGATCTAAACCAAGATTACTACAATGTTGGTCTACGTTACGAATTCTAA
- a CDS encoding DUF2057 domain-containing protein yields MKKTLMALTLPALLVAQAAWADVMVKMPSNFEILATEQVRIKRATKQVALPEGDQHILVRFDSPTNPHSTAQSLGFVSSKPILVSFTAKDGEVVSLVPPRIDTQQEVKTFARQPTFKLVDAKGNTVAHESTKILFEGSPMTADYNAILADQIVSPAPVLSSTAVAGSGVAAVNAAQIDVNNLTPQQADALLRDLYKNADEKRRKDFMRWALGL; encoded by the coding sequence ATGAAAAAGACATTAATGGCACTGACATTACCAGCATTATTGGTTGCGCAAGCCGCTTGGGCCGATGTGATGGTGAAAATGCCTAGCAATTTTGAAATATTGGCAACGGAACAAGTACGTATCAAAAGGGCAACGAAACAAGTAGCACTACCAGAGGGCGATCAACATATTCTGGTGCGTTTTGATAGTCCTACTAACCCTCACTCAACGGCGCAGTCACTAGGGTTTGTCAGCTCTAAGCCTATTCTTGTGAGTTTTACTGCAAAAGACGGTGAAGTGGTGTCGTTGGTGCCACCAAGAATTGATACTCAGCAAGAGGTAAAAACGTTTGCTCGCCAACCAACCTTTAAGCTTGTTGATGCAAAGGGAAACACGGTTGCGCATGAATCGACGAAGATACTGTTCGAAGGCTCACCAATGACGGCGGATTACAATGCGATTTTAGCTGATCAAATTGTATCACCTGCGCCTGTTTTATCTTCAACTGCGGTTGCTGGAAGTGGTGTCGCTGCGGTTAATGCCGCGCAAATAGACGTGAACAACTTAACCCCACAACAGGCTGATGCCTTGCTACGAGATTTGTATAAAAATGCGGATGAAAAACGTCGCAAAGACTTTATGCGCTGGGCGTTAGGACTATAA
- a CDS encoding sigma-54-dependent transcriptional regulator — MKITNDIQVLVIDDDQDVVEAYQSLLEIAGYSALAVTDPTKAIEMLHKDWAGVVVTDMYMPGLSGIELLEQIKDLDAELPVIMITGHGDIPMAVDAVKKGAIDFLQKPLQPEQLLALLERFLPRRQQTIEQRITLLKGASSILLGDSPLITKIREQIAETAPTLKDVLIEGCQGTGRSTVAKLLHDGSHIRQGPYVTLKGSAVSTTPDLQRSMISARSGTLCLHNPQEMPKETQQWLCRFLLEQERQGKKEVRVLAVTNNNPEQQVETEVFLPELFYFLSQVRLSMPTIQQRTCDIAMLFKHFLKQSCLTLKKPLPSVDKAYINTLNRHDWAGNVLEIKNVAELYAIGIVKLAGQERTKPLDQMSSPLDDLVDSYEKQVIEDALYLFAGRINEVSSYLQIPRKKLYLRMKKHSLDKAEYKVQSSC; from the coding sequence ATGAAAATAACTAATGATATTCAAGTGCTGGTCATTGATGATGACCAAGATGTGGTTGAGGCATATCAAAGCCTTTTAGAGATTGCTGGTTATAGTGCACTTGCTGTTACCGATCCGACTAAAGCGATTGAAATGCTCCATAAAGATTGGGCAGGTGTAGTCGTAACGGATATGTACATGCCAGGGCTCAGCGGTATCGAATTGCTCGAACAGATCAAAGACTTAGATGCTGAATTGCCTGTCATTATGATCACTGGTCACGGTGATATCCCAATGGCTGTCGATGCCGTCAAAAAAGGCGCGATCGACTTCTTGCAAAAGCCATTACAGCCAGAGCAATTATTAGCCCTGCTTGAACGCTTTTTACCTCGCCGTCAACAAACGATCGAGCAACGTATTACGTTACTTAAAGGAGCTAGTAGCATTTTACTTGGCGATAGTCCGCTGATCACAAAAATCCGCGAGCAAATTGCTGAAACAGCACCAACCCTCAAAGATGTACTGATCGAAGGTTGCCAAGGTACGGGTCGCAGCACCGTCGCGAAATTATTACACGATGGTAGCCACATTCGCCAAGGCCCTTACGTGACATTAAAAGGCAGCGCAGTCAGCACGACACCTGATTTACAGCGCAGCATGATTTCTGCGCGCAGTGGTACCCTATGCTTGCACAACCCACAAGAAATGCCTAAAGAAACCCAACAATGGCTATGTCGTTTCTTGTTAGAGCAAGAACGTCAGGGTAAAAAAGAAGTACGCGTATTGGCCGTCACCAATAACAACCCTGAACAACAAGTGGAAACCGAAGTATTCTTGCCTGAGTTGTTCTACTTCTTAAGTCAGGTTCGTTTAAGCATGCCAACAATCCAGCAACGTACTTGCGATATTGCCATGCTATTTAAGCACTTCTTGAAACAGAGCTGTTTAACCCTGAAAAAACCATTACCGTCGGTGGATAAAGCGTATATCAATACCCTGAATCGCCATGATTGGGCAGGAAACGTTTTAGAAATTAAAAATGTCGCGGAGCTTTATGCGATAGGTATTGTTAAGTTAGCCGGACAAGAACGCACTAAACCACTAGATCAAATGAGTAGTCCACTCGATGATTTAGTTGATAGCTACGAAAAACAAGTGATTGAAGACGCACTTTACTTGTTTGCAGGTCGTATTAACGAAGTATCAAGCTACTTACAAATCCCTCGGAAGAAGCTGTATTTGAGAATGAAAAAACACAGTCTCGATAAAGCAGAATATAAGGTTCAATCTAGCTGCTAG